In Humulus lupulus chromosome 6, drHumLupu1.1, whole genome shotgun sequence, a single genomic region encodes these proteins:
- the LOC133781862 gene encoding receptor-like protein 7, with protein sequence MMADWPSLMWFVYLLLFYSQTNPSSSLSSLHFPLCHLDESIALLQFKNSFSVSLSDPDDDCYDKTTSWENGTNCCTWNGVTCDKLTGHVINLNVHCSGLQGILLPNNSLFSLSHLRTLILSGNGFFGSQISSEFGKFTYLTRLNISNSGFSGYVPLEIAHLSKLTSLDISSSDDVKLDTSTLKRIVQNLTHLRELHMANNDLSSVVLPASFVNLSSSLISLDLSDTKLQGEFPTNIFRLPNLLKLYLWGNDNLTGSFPKSNWSSHLMELDLSSSGFSIDIAYLTRNLKNLNSLFLSVCKFVGSYPKLVGNFTQIIQLDLSFNNFSGQVPWSSLNFSRIISLDLSVNNFIGKLPQTVKPPPLDLKILFLFENNFNGTLPCWLSLAPSLQHVDLHGNQFTGVINEFQTHSLEGLDLHDNKLQGMIPRSVSLQSNLFWLDLSSNNLAGVVEFDLFAKLQILHHLNLSFNNFSSASSNSINYTLPMLSELSLSSCNITQFPLFLKALTNLMVVDLSNNQIQGKVPKWLGNMGTDSLNFVDLSHNFLTNIEQIPWKNLNYLFIHSNYIQGTLPTLPPSIAVFSISNNQLSAKLPSSFCKLDNIQILDLSHNNLSGKLPPCIGNISATVLDFRHNRFHGVIPSTFANGNKLINLNLNGNELEGSLPQSLINCKMLEILDVGNNKINGTFPNWLDSLPMLQVLILRSNRFYGPISDSKAMAPFQKLRILDISNNEFSGLLPRKYFENMVEMMNSHTDTLKYIGDEHSNSAYYHDSVKVVLKGFFVELVRIQTIFTTIDFSKNDFEGKIPNSIEKLKSLKGLNFSHNKLTGSIPASLGNLTNLEWLDLSLNQLVGVIPKQLEDLTYLEVLNLSRNQLVGPIPTGNQFNTFQNDSYLGNQELCGFPLSKACENKSIDVSFEQESNDSSPAIFDWKFALIGYGCGLVFGISMGYVVISNEIVDQLVGKYVGRGQRCKSRKRPKRNTLP encoded by the coding sequence ATGATGGCCGATTGGCCCTCTTTGATGTGGTTTGTCTACCTTTTACTGTTTTATTCACAAACCAATCCTTCATCGTCTTTGTCTTCCCTACATTTTCCCTTATGCCATCTTGATGAAAGCATTGCTTTGCTTCAATTCAAGAACTCTTTTTCAGTTTCTTTGTCTGACCCAGATGATGATTGTTATGATAAAACAACATCATGGGAAAATGGAACAAATTGTTGCACATGGAATGGAGTGACATGTGACAAGCTGACAGGTCATGTGATCAACCTCAATGTTCATTGTAGTGGACTTCAAGGTATTCTTCTACCCAACAACAGCCTTTTCTCTCTCAGCCATCTTCGTACTTTAATCCTTTCCGGTAATGGATTTTTCGGCTCCCAAATTTCTTCTGAATTTGGTAAGTTTACTTACTTGACTCGTCTTAACATCTCTAACAGTGGATTTTCTGGTTATGTCCCCTTAGAGATTGCCCACCTATCCAAATTGACTAGTCTTGATATATCTTCATCTGATGATGTCAAATTGGATACTTCAACTTTGAAAAGAATTGTTCAAAACCTTACTCATCTTAGAGAGCTTCATATGGCAAACAATGACTTGTCTTCAGTAGTATTACCTGCTTCATTTGTGAATTTGTCATCTTCTTTGATATCTCTTGATCTTAGTGACACAAAATTGCAAGGGGAATTCCCAACAAATATTTTCAGGCTGCCCAACCTCCTAAAGCTTTATCTTTGGGGAAACGACAATCTGACTGGTTCTTTCCCAAAATCTAATTGGAGTAGTCACCTGATGGAACTGGACCTCTCTTCATCTGGATTCTCAATAGACATAGCTTACCTAACTAGAAATTTGAAGAATTTGAATTCCCTATTTCTATCTGTTTGCAAATTTGTAGGATCCTATCCCAAACTAGTTGGCAATTTCACACAAATCATTCAGTTGGACCTCTCATTTAACAATTTCAGTGGCCAAGTTCCATGGTCCTCTCTAAATTTCAGTAGAATCATTTCTTTGGATCTTTCTGTTAACAATTTTATTGGGAAGCTTCCCCAAACAGTCAAACCTCCTCCCTTGGACTTGAAAATCCTCTTCTTATTTGAAAACAATTTCAATGGGACTCTGCCTTGTTGGTTATCTCTTGCTCCTTCTTTGCAGCATGTAGACCTCCATGGGAACCAATTCACAGGTGTCATTAATGAATTTCAAACTCATTCTTTAGAGGGTCTTGATTTACATGACAATAAGCTACAAGGCATGATTCCAAGGTCCGTCTCTTTGCAATCGAACCTTTTCTGGTTAGATCTTTCATCAAATAATTTGGCTGGTGTGGTAGAGTTTGATCTGTTTGCAAAGTTGCAAATTCTTCACCATCTCAATCTTTCATTTAACAATTTTTCATCAGCTTCTTCAAATTCTATTAACTACACTTTACCCATGCTTTCTGAACTGAGCTTATCTTCCTGCAATATAACTCAATTCCCACTCTTTTTGAAAGCCTTAACAAATTTAATGGTTGTAGATCTTTCTAATAACCAAATCCAAGGCAAAGTTCCAAAATGGCTCGGAAACATGGGCACAGACTCGCTAAACTTCGTTGACCTTTCTCACAACTTTCTTACAAACATAGAGCAAATTCCATGGAAAAATTTAAATTATCTTTTCATTCACTCCAACTATATTCAAGGAACTCTTCCAACTCTGCCACCTTCCATAGCTGTTTTTTCAATCTCAAACAATCAGCTAAGTGCAAAGCTGCCTTCTTCATTTTGCAAGCTTGATAACATTCAAATCCTTGATTTGTCCCACAATAATTTGAGTGGAAAGCTTCCCCCTTGCATTGGTAATATTAGTGCCACTGTCCTCGATTTTCGACATAACAGATTTCATGGTGTGATCCCTTCAACATTTGCAAATGGAAATAAGCTGATAAACCTCAACCTTAATGGAAATGAGTTAGAGGGATCATTGCCACAGAGTTTAATCAATTGCAAAATGCTGGAGATCCTTGATGTTGGAAACAATAAGATAAATGGAACCTTCCCCAACTGGTTGGACTCTTTGCCAATGTTACAAGTTCTGATCTTAAGATCCAACAGATTTTATGGTCCCATAAGTGATTCCAAGGCCATGGCTCCCTTCCAAAAGTTGCGGATCCTAGACATCTCAAATAATGAATTCAGTGGTCTTTTGCCAAGGAAATATTTTGAGAACATGGTGGAAATGATGAACTCTCATACAGACACATTAAAATACATTGGTGATGAACATTCCAATAGTGCATATTACCACGATTCAGTGAAAGTGGTATTAAAAGGATTCTTTGTTGAGCTGGTGAGAATCCAAACCATCTTCACAACAATTGATTTCTCGAAAAATGATTTCGAAGGAAAGATTCCAAATTCTATTGAAAAACTCAAATCCCTCAAAGGATTGAATTTTTCTCATAATAAGCtcactggctccattccagcatCATTGGGAAACTTGACAAATCTTGAGTGGTTAGATCTCTCTTTAAACCAACTTGTGGGAGTAATACCAAAGCAATTGGAAGACTTGACATATCTTGAAGTCCTCAACCTATCAAGAAACCAATTGGTTGGGCCTATACCTACAGGCAATCAGTTCAACACATTTCAGAATGATTCATATCTTGGAAACCAAGAATTATGTGGATTTCCACTATCAAAGGCATGCGAAAATAAGTCAATTGATGTGAGCTTCGAGCAAGAATCAAATGATTCGAGCCCTGCAATATTTGATTGGAAATTTGCACTAATTGGATATGGATGTGGACTGGTTTTTGGAATTTCTATGGGCTATGTTGTGATTTCAAATGAAATAGTTGATCAGTTGGTTGGAAAGTATGTTGGACGAGGACAGCGGTGTAAATCGAGGAAAAGGCCGAAGAGGAACACACTCCCTTAA
- the LOC133781864 gene encoding auxin-induced protein 15A-like yields the protein MGFRFPSMVYAKQLLQRSFSSSKEVPKGYVAVYVGENRMKRFVIPVAYLNQPSFQELLSQAEEEFGFDHPMGALTIPCTEDAFIDLISHLNAQ from the coding sequence ATGGGTTTCCGATTTCCAAGCATGGTTTATGCTAAGCAGCTACTTCAGAGGTCTTTTTCAAGTTCAAAAGAAGTTCCAAAAGGGTATGTGGCAGTTTATGTTGGGGAAAACAGAATGAAGAGATTTGTGATCCCTGTGGCATATTTGAACCAGCCATCATTCCAAGAGTTGTTGAGTCAAGCTGAAGAGGAATTTGGATTCGATCATCCAATGGGAGCTCTTACAATTCCCTGCACAGAAGATGCCTTCATTGATCTTATTTCTCACTTGAATGCCCAATGA
- the LOC133781865 gene encoding auxin-induced protein 15A-like — protein sequence MGFRFPSIVHAKKLIQRPFSSSKEVPKGYLAVYVGENRMKRFVIPVAYLNQPSFQELLSQAEEEFGFDHPMGALTIPCTEDAFIHLISHLNV from the coding sequence ATGGGTTTCAGATTTCCAAGCATAGTTCATGCTAAGAAGCTAATTCAGAGACCTTTCTCAAGCTCAAAAGAAGTTCCAAAAGGGTATTTGGCTGTTTATGTTGGGGAAAACAGAATGAAGAGATTTGTGATCCCTGTGGCATATTTGAACCAGCCATCATTCCAAGAGTTGTTGAGTCAAGCTGAAGAGGAATTTGGATTCGATCATCCAATGGGAGCTCTTACTATTCCCTGCACAGAAGATGCCTTCATCCATCTTATTTCTCACTTGAATGTGTAG
- the LOC133781866 gene encoding transcription initiation factor TFIID subunit 14b-like, with amino-acid sequence MLRISALHFFDSREELIRKITMSTSSFKKQDQSDLSAPLLKSQLTEMAISEDSSEKKNFSKKLKDVEVSLPIVYGNIAFWLGKKASEQQSHRWTVYVRGASNEDLGEVVKCVVFQLHSSFNNPRRILETPPFELSESGWGEFEIVITLYFHNDVCDKPLSLYHHLKLYPEDESGPMSTKKPVVVESYDEIVFPEPSEAFLARVQNNPVINFPRLPAGYTLPPPVPAEVDSKKKRGDIKDHSLNQWFTSFSEADELLQLAAARQQVHVHIAKLKRQIRMLDGQNQLSKSVSDQ; translated from the exons ATGCTCAGAATTTCAGCGCTGCATTTCTTCGATTCCCGGGAAGAACTAATACGAAAGATTACGATGAGCACTTCGTCTTTCAAGAAGCAAGATCAGTCGGATTTAAGTGCTCCGTTGCTCAAATCACAGCTCACCGAAATGGCCATATCTGAAGATAGTAGCGAAAAGAAG AATTTTAGTAAGAAACTTAAAGATGTTGAAGTCAGTCTTCCAATTGTGTATGGTAATATTGCATTCTGGCTTGGCAAGAAAGCAAGCGA GCAACAATCACATAGGTGGACTGTCTATGTTCGTGGTGCATCCAATGAAGATCTTGGTGAGGTGGTAAAGTGCGTTGTTTTTCAGCTGCATTCGAGTTTCAACAATCCAAGAAGGATTTTGGAAACACCACCCTTTGAGTTATCAGAATCTGGATGGGGTGAATTTGAAATTGTCATTACTCTTTACTTCCACAATGATGTTTGCGATAAGCCATTGAGCTT ATATCATCATTTGAAGTTGTACCCAGAAGATGAATCTGGTCCTATGTCAACAAAGAAGCCTGTTGTTGTGGAATCCTACGATGAGATTGTGTTCCCTGAGCCTTCTGAAGCTTTTCTAGCCCGTGTGCAAAACAATCCAGTCATAAATTTCCCAAGATTACCAGCTGGCTATACTTTGCCTCCTCCTG TACCAGCTGAAGTTGATAGCAAAAAAAAGAGAGGTGACATCAAAGATCATTCCCTAAACCAATGGTTCACAAGTTTCTCAGAAGCAGATGAGTTATTACAACTTGCAGCAGCTCGCCAGCAG GTACATGTTCATATTGCCAAGCTTAAACGACAAATAAGAATGCTTGATGGGCAAAATCAACTATCAAAATCTGTCTCCGACCAGTAA
- the LOC133781868 gene encoding auxin-responsive protein SAUR21-like, with protein MAIRLPGILNAKHILRRSSSSQSHGVSTPIDVPKGYLAVYVGEDKKKRHVVPISLLNQPLFQELLSQAEEEFGFDHPMGGLTIPCKEEIFLEVASRLSGL; from the coding sequence ATGGCTATCAGATTGCCTGGAATTTTGAATGCTAAGCATATCTTGCGCCGCTCGAGTTCTTCTCAAAGCCATGGAGTTTCAACGCCGATCGACGTTCCCAAAGGCTACCTTGCAGTGTATGTTGGAGAGGACAAAAAGAAGAGACATGTTGTTCCAATATCTCTGCTGAATCAGCCTTTGTTTCAAGAACTGCTGAGCCAAGCAGAGGAAGAGTTCGGATTTGACCACCCAATGGGTGGCCTAACAATCCCTTGCAAAGAAGAAATCTTTCTTGAGGTTGCTTCAAGATTGAGTGGATTGTAG
- the LOC133781863 gene encoding auxin-induced protein 15A-like — MGFRFPSIVHAKKLIQRPFSSSKDVPKGYLAVYVGKNRMKRFVIPVTYLNQPSFQDLLSQAEEEFGFDHPMGALTIPCAEDAFIDLISRMNA; from the coding sequence ATGGGATTCAGATTTCCAAGCATTGTTCATGCCAAGAAGCTGATTCAGAGACCTTTTTCAAGTTCAAAAGATGTTCCAAAAGGGTATTTGGCTGTTTATGTTGGGAAAAACAGAATGAAGAGATTTGTGATCCCTGTGACATATTTAAACCAACCTTCATTCCAAGACTTGCTGAGTCAAGCTGAAGAGGAATTCGGATTCGATCATCCAATGGGAGCTCTTACAATTCCTTGCGCGGAAGATGCCTTCATCGATCTTATTTCTCGAATGAATGCCTAA